The following proteins are co-located in the uncultured Draconibacterium sp. genome:
- a CDS encoding PQQ-binding-like beta-propeller repeat protein, which yields MSKLSLLLLLFISIMICSVNGQNIDPNRQWNMYRGNYAGGILDNVHLPETWDVKSGKNIAWKTEIPGMGNSCPIVWDNSVFVTTAVSEGDTGEVQTGIYGSIIPVEDSSIHNWNLYCIEKSTGEIRWERTAHTGVPEQKRHPMSSHANCTPATNGEYVVAFFGSEGLYCYNMEGELQWSKDFGVLKSTFFLVADAEWEFSSSPLIHENVVIIQCDVQENSFIAAYNIKTGEEIWKQNRDEYPGWGTPNIYYDGDRPRVVVNGYKHRGAYDFESGEEIWRMSGGGDIPIPTPIVGNDYIYFNSAHGKVAPIYAIQKNATGDITLAEDETSNEYVKWAKLRGGSYMGTMLLYGNYLYCARWNGRLTCYNALTGEEMYAEKVGGGNSYTSSPVAADGVIYIADNNGVVYSVLAGSIYILLEENKLDDVCMSTPAISDRYLFFRTAGYLIAVSGIQD from the coding sequence ATGTCAAAATTAAGTTTATTGTTGCTTTTGTTTATCTCAATTATGATTTGTTCAGTTAATGGTCAAAATATCGACCCGAACCGACAATGGAATATGTACCGGGGAAATTATGCCGGCGGAATACTGGATAATGTTCATCTTCCTGAAACCTGGGATGTAAAGTCGGGTAAAAACATTGCATGGAAAACTGAAATTCCGGGGATGGGAAATTCGTGCCCGATTGTTTGGGACAATAGTGTTTTTGTAACAACAGCAGTGAGTGAAGGAGATACCGGTGAGGTTCAAACCGGAATTTACGGATCAATCATTCCGGTTGAGGATTCATCCATTCACAATTGGAATTTGTATTGTATTGAAAAAAGCACCGGAGAAATTAGATGGGAGCGGACTGCACACACTGGTGTTCCGGAACAAAAAAGACATCCAATGTCGTCGCATGCCAATTGCACGCCTGCAACAAACGGCGAGTATGTTGTGGCCTTTTTTGGTTCCGAAGGATTGTATTGCTACAACATGGAAGGTGAATTGCAGTGGTCAAAAGATTTTGGTGTGTTAAAATCGACTTTCTTTTTGGTTGCCGATGCCGAATGGGAATTTTCCAGCTCGCCATTAATTCATGAAAACGTGGTAATTATACAATGCGATGTACAGGAAAATTCTTTTATAGCTGCATATAATATAAAAACAGGAGAGGAAATCTGGAAACAGAATCGGGATGAATATCCGGGATGGGGAACGCCAAATATATATTACGATGGAGACAGACCCAGAGTGGTGGTAAATGGGTACAAACACCGGGGAGCTTACGATTTTGAAAGCGGTGAAGAAATTTGGAGGATGTCGGGTGGCGGCGATATTCCGATTCCAACTCCAATTGTTGGCAACGATTATATTTATTTCAATAGTGCCCATGGAAAAGTTGCACCCATTTACGCCATTCAAAAAAATGCTACGGGCGATATTACTTTGGCCGAAGATGAAACTTCTAACGAGTATGTAAAATGGGCAAAGTTACGCGGTGGATCGTACATGGGAACCATGTTGTTGTATGGTAACTATTTGTATTGTGCCCGCTGGAATGGCAGATTAACCTGCTACAATGCTTTAACAGGTGAGGAGATGTATGCCGAGAAAGTGGGGGGTGGAAACAGTTATACTTCATCGCCGGTTGCTGCCGATGGCGTAATATATATCGCCGATAACAATGGAGTTGTTTATTCGGTTTTGGCAGGTTCAATATATATATTATTGGAAGAAAATAAGTTAGACGATGTTTGCATGTCAACGCCTGCCATTTCCGACAGGTACCTTTTTTTCCGGACAGCCGGATACTTAATTGCCGTTTCCGGTATTCAAGATTAG
- a CDS encoding pyridoxamine 5'-phosphate oxidase family protein, translating to MKIEEFIHFAKNNPTCFLATSEKDQPHVRTILLFFADKTGFYFGTLSPKDMSKQLHKNPKVELCFYNNAKDFAQAKQMRLTGTAEFVNDPELIHKLHEERLFLDDITGENLEAQSEVFKVSSGDIHFWSISDVMNEKALEHLAF from the coding sequence ATGAAAATCGAAGAATTTATCCATTTTGCCAAAAACAACCCAACTTGCTTTTTAGCCACAAGCGAGAAAGACCAGCCACACGTGCGTACCATTCTATTATTTTTTGCCGATAAAACCGGATTCTACTTTGGTACTTTGTCGCCAAAAGATATGAGTAAACAATTGCACAAAAATCCGAAAGTTGAGCTTTGTTTTTACAACAACGCAAAAGATTTTGCTCAAGCCAAACAAATGCGCTTAACCGGCACTGCCGAGTTTGTAAACGATCCCGAATTGATTCATAAATTGCATGAGGAACGACTTTTTCTTGACGATATAACAGGAGAAAATCTGGAGGCACAAAGTGAGGTTTTTAAAGTGTCATCGGGCGACATTCACTTTTGGTCCATTTCCGATGTGATGAATGAAAAAGCTCTTGAACATTTGGCTTTTTAA
- a CDS encoding GNAT family N-acetyltransferase: MKTNKPAINIRKITSDEISILVDYRLIYLTELQGEMSEDYSSQLKKDLFRYFERSISQGQFLAVLAEEEGKVVSFGGMVIKEIPGDIHKSLYLEGDILNMYTIPEARRKGISSLILERLLSEAKNMGITKVALHTSHDGEKLYRKFHFAEPVYPYLERSIEA; the protein is encoded by the coding sequence ATGAAAACAAATAAACCAGCTATAAACATTCGAAAAATTACTTCGGACGAAATTTCCATATTGGTTGACTACCGCCTTATTTATTTAACCGAGCTGCAGGGAGAAATGAGTGAAGACTATTCCAGCCAACTTAAAAAAGACCTGTTCCGCTATTTTGAAAGATCGATTTCGCAGGGACAGTTTTTGGCCGTATTGGCAGAAGAAGAAGGCAAAGTTGTAAGTTTTGGAGGAATGGTAATTAAAGAAATTCCGGGCGATATTCATAAATCGTTGTATCTGGAAGGTGACATTTTAAATATGTACACCATTCCCGAAGCACGCCGAAAAGGAATTTCATCCTTAATTCTGGAACGTTTATTAAGCGAAGCCAAAAACATGGGAATTACAAAAGTAGCCTTGCACACCTCTCACGACGGTGAAAAACTTTACCGGAAATTTCATTTCGCTGAACCTGTTTATCCCTATCTTGAGCGCTCAATTGAAGCATAA
- a CDS encoding MFS transporter produces MKNQLRTKNPWTWIPTVYFAEGMPYIVVMTLSVIMYKRLEISNTEIAFYTSWLYLPWVIKPFWSPIVELLKSKRWWIVTMQLFIGAGLAGVALTLPTSFFFKGSLAFFWLLAFSSATHDIAVDGFYMMGLSESQQAFFVGIRNTFYRIAMVTGQGILVILAGYLETSKLLGDPADGHNIPLAWAFTFVVLAIAFVLFAIYHKFFLPHPSEDVQTETASIKDIFQGFKETIKAYFVKKEIWTILGFLLLFRLGESQLVKMASPFLLDTSTTGGLGLSTAQVGLAYGTIGIIALTFGGISGGWLASKFGLKKLLWIFVLSMNLPNLVYVYLAYFQPQQYWIVVSSIAVEQLGYGFGFTAYTLYMLYVSAGKYKTAHFAFSTGIMALGMMLPGMASGWLQEILGYQHFFVWVMLCTIPGFVMAKLIKLDKNFGMKKE; encoded by the coding sequence ATGAAAAACCAACTAAGAACAAAAAATCCATGGACCTGGATTCCTACCGTATATTTTGCCGAAGGAATGCCTTACATTGTTGTAATGACGCTTTCGGTAATCATGTACAAGCGACTGGAAATATCGAATACCGAAATCGCTTTTTATACCAGCTGGCTGTACTTGCCGTGGGTAATAAAACCCTTCTGGAGCCCGATAGTTGAATTGCTTAAAAGCAAACGCTGGTGGATTGTTACCATGCAACTTTTTATCGGTGCGGGTTTGGCCGGTGTAGCGCTAACTTTACCAACCTCCTTCTTTTTTAAAGGTTCGCTTGCGTTTTTCTGGTTGCTGGCATTTAGTTCGGCTACGCATGATATTGCTGTTGATGGATTTTATATGATGGGTTTAAGCGAAAGTCAACAGGCCTTTTTTGTGGGAATACGAAATACTTTTTACCGCATTGCCATGGTTACCGGTCAGGGCATATTAGTTATTCTTGCAGGTTATCTCGAAACTTCAAAATTACTGGGCGATCCGGCTGACGGCCACAATATTCCACTGGCCTGGGCATTTACTTTTGTTGTTCTGGCCATTGCATTTGTGCTTTTTGCCATTTACCATAAATTTTTTCTCCCTCATCCAAGCGAAGACGTTCAAACCGAAACAGCTAGTATTAAAGACATCTTTCAAGGTTTTAAAGAAACAATTAAAGCCTATTTTGTAAAAAAGGAAATCTGGACAATTCTTGGCTTTTTACTTTTATTCCGATTGGGAGAATCACAACTTGTAAAAATGGCTTCTCCCTTTTTGCTTGACACCTCCACTACCGGAGGATTAGGATTATCAACTGCACAGGTTGGACTAGCCTACGGAACCATTGGAATTATCGCACTTACCTTTGGAGGTATTTCCGGCGGTTGGCTGGCATCAAAATTTGGACTAAAAAAATTGTTGTGGATCTTTGTTTTATCCATGAATTTGCCCAATCTGGTTTATGTTTACCTGGCTTATTTCCAGCCTCAGCAATACTGGATCGTGGTTTCGTCGATTGCGGTTGAACAACTGGGCTACGGATTTGGATTTACTGCCTACACCTTATACATGTTGTATGTTTCGGCCGGAAAATACAAAACGGCTCACTTTGCCTTTAGCACCGGAATTATGGCGCTGGGCATGATGTTGCCCGGAATGGCATCGGGCTGGCTTCAGGAAATACTCGGCTACCAGCACTTTTTTGTTTGGGTAATGCTGTGTACAATTCCCGGTTTTGTTATGGCCAAACTTATAAAACTCGACAAAAACTTTGGAATGAAAAAAGAATAG
- a CDS encoding protein-L-isoaspartate(D-aspartate) O-methyltransferase translates to MKLIFKLGIFYVIFIFMAQAVSSQNRNRSDERLLMVANQLEARGIHDKKVLAAFREVPRHEFVLPEYLDYAYTDRPLPIEEGQTISQPYVVAFMTEALDLQQTDRVLEVGTGSGYQAAILAQLCDSVYTIEIFETLTLKAQKAFKKLDYATIHCKIGDGYEGWQEKAPFDAIIVTCSPSHIPVPLQEQLAEGGRLIIPVHENRVQHLVLLQKKNGKIRQRNVLPVRFVPMIDEDGKTY, encoded by the coding sequence ATGAAACTCATTTTTAAACTGGGCATATTTTACGTGATCTTCATTTTTATGGCACAGGCCGTTTCTTCGCAGAATAGAAACAGGTCAGATGAGCGTTTGTTAATGGTGGCAAATCAGCTCGAAGCCAGGGGGATACACGACAAGAAAGTGTTGGCGGCGTTTCGTGAAGTGCCCCGCCACGAATTTGTTCTGCCGGAATACCTGGACTATGCTTATACCGACCGACCACTTCCGATTGAAGAGGGACAAACCATTTCTCAGCCGTATGTTGTGGCATTTATGACCGAAGCACTCGATTTGCAACAAACGGACCGAGTGTTGGAAGTTGGGACCGGCTCGGGTTACCAGGCTGCTATTCTTGCACAACTTTGTGATTCTGTTTATACCATCGAGATTTTTGAGACACTGACTTTAAAAGCACAGAAGGCTTTCAAAAAACTGGATTACGCTACTATTCATTGTAAAATTGGCGATGGTTACGAAGGGTGGCAAGAGAAAGCTCCGTTTGATGCAATCATCGTAACTTGTTCTCCTTCACATATACCTGTACCACTTCAGGAGCAACTTGCTGAAGGAGGACGATTGATCATTCCTGTACATGAAAACCGTGTTCAGCATTTGGTACTTTTGCAGAAAAAGAATGGAAAAATCAGGCAACGAAATGTTTTGCCTGTTCGTTTTGTTCCGATGATCGATGAGGATGGAAAGACGTATTGA
- a CDS encoding CusA/CzcA family heavy metal efflux RND transporter, translated as MLQNIITFSVRQKFVALSLVVLMGVAGYFSLIQLPINSLPDVTPVQVLVITKAGRYSPFDVEKLVSYPIETAMNGLPDVAEVRSISQFGLSAVTVEFEEKTDIFFARQMVSQRLQSISDELPSDVSSPQLGPITTALGEIYQYVVRGENYSLTELREIQDWLIAPQLKVVKGVTEINSFGGFVKQYNVMVQPGRLRLFGIGISEVLDAIAINNSVSGGNFLEHNGEQFIIRGFGQINKIDDIKNIIITNVDNKPVFVRDVASVEIGTQIRQGGVTQDGKGEIVTGIVMMLRGGNGRKVIGAIEEKIESINSNLPEGVTIEKFYDQSDLINRTTATLSTNLMEGGFLVIAVLLFLLGEITGALIVAMVIPFSMLFAFIGMREFGLAANLMSLGAIDFGMIVDGSVVMVENIIHGLQKDKSENKDEVIRKAAQQVARPIFFGVLIILMVYVPIMTFSGMEGILFRPMAITVAAAVLGSLLLALIFVPAISAIVFRKGVKVRKNHLINWLKPIYTKNLGMYMERKWFVVSVAGVIFAVSVFLMTRLGTEFLPELDEGSILIEQVRMPSVTLDESIENANWLGGKLVANIPEIKTVVPKTGRSDLANDWMGVHQTDVWVVLKPTEEWRKGVSKEDIIAQIEPYLKTEPGLAYNFTQPIAMRVDELTSGVKSDLAVKIYGEDLDVLSAIGERISAMLPDMQGTDNFYVEQTVGQPYVTIEIDREAVASFGLNVDDVQKIIEAGIGGQEVSQLYEGQRRFGIVVRYPEDIRNQLHKIQDVPVHLPNGEFVPLKRVAKIELQEGPREIQRENGWRRLIVGINIKDIDLGTYVANLQKDIKLKAEIPAGYFIDYGGTFENQQRAMRHLLLVVPLSIFIIIGLLYLNFGQMRYAILILLNLPFALSGGVFLLWMRGMYLSISASIGFVALFGVAVLNGIVLIDHVNELRKEKKGDLKKLILDGSADRLRPVLMTALVASLGFIPMAFNTGPGSEVQRPLATVVIGGLITSTFLTLLVLPIIYYWMENRPKKRGKTNVVPGGEILPDNISE; from the coding sequence ATGCTTCAAAATATAATAACATTTAGTGTCCGACAGAAATTTGTCGCACTTTCATTGGTGGTACTAATGGGAGTTGCCGGTTATTTTTCCTTGATTCAGTTGCCAATAAATTCATTGCCCGATGTTACGCCGGTGCAGGTTTTGGTAATCACCAAAGCGGGGCGTTATTCGCCATTCGATGTTGAAAAACTGGTAAGTTATCCCATTGAAACTGCGATGAACGGTTTGCCCGATGTAGCCGAAGTCCGATCGATTTCGCAATTTGGATTGTCGGCAGTTACCGTTGAGTTCGAAGAGAAAACCGACATCTTTTTTGCCCGGCAAATGGTGAGCCAGCGGCTGCAATCCATATCCGACGAACTTCCTTCCGATGTGTCAAGCCCACAATTGGGGCCCATTACAACAGCGCTTGGCGAAATTTACCAATATGTGGTACGGGGCGAAAATTATTCATTAACCGAATTACGTGAAATACAGGACTGGCTGATTGCTCCACAGCTGAAAGTTGTAAAAGGAGTAACTGAAATTAATTCGTTTGGAGGATTTGTAAAACAGTATAATGTAATGGTGCAGCCCGGCAGGTTGCGTTTGTTCGGAATAGGAATTTCGGAAGTGCTGGATGCCATTGCCATAAACAACAGTGTTTCTGGTGGAAATTTTCTGGAACACAATGGCGAGCAATTTATCATTCGTGGCTTTGGTCAGATCAATAAAATAGACGATATAAAAAACATCATTATTACCAACGTTGATAACAAACCGGTTTTTGTGCGCGATGTGGCCAGTGTAGAAATTGGCACACAAATCAGGCAGGGCGGTGTAACTCAGGATGGGAAAGGTGAAATTGTTACCGGAATTGTAATGATGTTGCGCGGAGGAAACGGCCGGAAAGTAATTGGTGCCATCGAAGAGAAAATTGAAAGCATAAACAGCAATTTGCCCGAAGGAGTTACCATCGAAAAATTTTACGACCAATCGGATTTAATAAACAGAACCACAGCAACACTTTCAACCAACCTTATGGAAGGTGGATTTTTGGTTATTGCAGTTCTGCTGTTTTTATTGGGCGAAATCACCGGTGCATTAATTGTTGCTATGGTTATTCCGTTTTCCATGTTATTTGCATTTATCGGCATGCGTGAGTTTGGACTGGCTGCCAACCTGATGAGTTTGGGTGCCATCGACTTTGGAATGATCGTGGATGGTTCGGTTGTAATGGTCGAAAACATCATTCACGGCTTGCAAAAAGACAAAAGTGAAAACAAGGACGAAGTGATACGAAAGGCTGCCCAGCAGGTGGCCCGGCCGATATTCTTTGGTGTATTGATTATTTTAATGGTTTATGTTCCTATCATGACTTTCAGCGGCATGGAAGGAATTTTATTCCGGCCAATGGCCATAACAGTTGCAGCGGCGGTGTTAGGTTCCTTGTTGCTGGCTTTGATTTTTGTTCCGGCAATTTCAGCTATTGTTTTCAGAAAAGGCGTGAAAGTGCGTAAAAACCATTTAATAAACTGGTTGAAACCCATTTACACCAAAAACCTTGGAATGTACATGGAGCGTAAATGGTTTGTTGTTTCGGTTGCCGGGGTAATTTTTGCCGTATCCGTTTTTTTAATGACACGTTTGGGAACCGAGTTTCTTCCGGAATTGGATGAAGGTTCGATTTTAATTGAACAGGTACGCATGCCATCGGTAACACTCGACGAGTCGATAGAAAATGCCAACTGGCTGGGTGGAAAACTGGTTGCCAACATTCCGGAAATTAAGACAGTGGTGCCAAAAACAGGGCGTTCCGATTTGGCGAACGACTGGATGGGTGTGCACCAAACCGATGTGTGGGTGGTTTTAAAACCCACTGAAGAATGGCGAAAAGGAGTTTCAAAAGAAGACATAATTGCACAAATTGAACCCTATTTGAAAACGGAGCCCGGACTGGCTTATAACTTTACACAACCCATTGCCATGCGGGTTGACGAGTTGACCAGTGGTGTGAAATCGGATTTGGCGGTAAAAATTTATGGTGAAGATTTAGATGTGTTAAGTGCAATTGGTGAACGGATTTCGGCCATGTTGCCCGATATGCAGGGAACCGATAACTTTTATGTGGAACAAACCGTTGGACAACCTTATGTTACCATTGAAATCGACCGCGAAGCTGTGGCTTCGTTTGGATTGAACGTTGATGATGTGCAAAAGATTATTGAAGCGGGAATTGGTGGCCAGGAAGTTAGTCAGTTGTACGAAGGTCAGCGGCGTTTTGGAATTGTGGTACGGTATCCCGAAGATATTCGGAACCAGTTGCATAAGATACAGGATGTTCCGGTGCATTTGCCAAATGGTGAGTTTGTTCCCCTAAAAAGGGTGGCCAAAATCGAATTGCAGGAAGGACCCCGCGAAATTCAGCGCGAGAACGGCTGGCGAAGATTAATTGTGGGAATCAACATTAAAGACATCGACCTGGGAACATACGTAGCCAATTTGCAAAAAGACATAAAACTGAAAGCCGAAATACCGGCTGGTTATTTTATTGATTATGGCGGAACTTTTGAAAACCAGCAGCGTGCCATGCGCCACTTGTTATTGGTAGTTCCACTTTCTATTTTTATAATAATTGGTTTGTTGTACCTCAATTTTGGCCAGATGCGTTATGCCATTCTAATTTTGCTGAACCTGCCATTTGCCCTCTCGGGTGGCGTATTCTTATTGTGGATGCGCGGCATGTATTTATCCATTTCGGCAAGTATTGGTTTTGTGGCTTTGTTTGGGGTTGCGGTGTTAAACGGTATTGTATTAATCGACCACGTTAACGAGCTGCGAAAAGAAAAGAAAGGGGATCTCAAAAAATTGATTTTGGATGGTTCGGCCGACCGGCTTCGGCCGGTACTGATGACTGCCCTGGTAGCCAGTTTGGGTTTTATACCAATGGCGTTTAATACCGGGCCGGGTTCGGAAGTGCAGCGACCATTGGCAACTGTTGTAATTGGTGGATTAATAACCTCTACATTTTTAACACTGCTGGTACTGCCAATTATTTATTACTGGATGGAGAACCGTCCGAAGAAACGTGGTAAGACCAATGTAGTACCCGGAGGAGAAATTTTACCAGATAATATTTCAGAATAA
- a CDS encoding efflux RND transporter periplasmic adaptor subunit encodes MNRIVLLIVVVSTTIMLYSCGNKKAGTETAPAEQKELPPSLQSADDAVFLVRLSEKEQGELNIETVEVNSNIIDYSVTAPGVVFYAPEHASIISTPINGQISKILKQEGGRVQKGEELYRIQSLEFGNLVSEYLQAFAEEQFQTNRLKRVKQLVEETISSRSELERATAEYERASASSRATYSKLKAIGVSDAEIKSFTESEKIDPVLKIHSPIDGVIERSFVELGQSVNALENLSRVLDTKVVLVRGYLAPDDARLIVSGDSVIISKRENNEAVAKAVVTSINPGLDEDSRSVITNIILSTSNGWPKPGENVRLEIKTSSQKEVIAIPVQAITYDGNQAVVFVKKQNGIFEKRKIDVAEIRDEFVFLNGGLSSGEEIAKTKVFSLKALSRFDIIAEE; translated from the coding sequence ATGAATCGTATAGTATTATTAATAGTAGTAGTGAGCACAACAATCATGTTGTATTCTTGTGGCAATAAAAAAGCGGGTACCGAAACTGCTCCTGCCGAGCAAAAGGAACTTCCTCCATCACTACAATCTGCCGACGATGCAGTATTTTTAGTGCGTCTTTCAGAAAAGGAACAGGGAGAATTGAATATTGAAACCGTTGAGGTAAATAGTAATATTATTGATTATTCGGTTACTGCTCCCGGAGTGGTTTTTTATGCGCCGGAACATGCAAGCATTATAAGTACTCCAATTAACGGGCAAATCAGTAAAATACTAAAACAAGAGGGCGGCCGTGTACAAAAAGGAGAGGAATTGTACCGGATTCAAAGTCTTGAATTTGGAAATCTGGTATCGGAATATTTACAGGCATTTGCCGAAGAGCAGTTTCAAACCAATCGTTTAAAGCGTGTCAAACAACTGGTTGAAGAAACCATAAGTTCCAGAAGTGAGCTGGAAAGAGCCACGGCCGAATACGAACGTGCATCGGCATCGTCGCGTGCAACCTACTCAAAATTAAAAGCCATTGGTGTTAGCGACGCGGAAATAAAATCGTTTACCGAGTCGGAAAAGATCGATCCGGTTTTAAAAATTCACTCGCCCATCGACGGTGTAATCGAGCGAAGTTTTGTGGAATTAGGCCAGTCGGTAAATGCGCTGGAAAATCTTTCGCGTGTGCTCGACACAAAAGTGGTTCTGGTGCGTGGTTATCTGGCACCCGACGATGCACGTTTAATAGTGAGTGGCGATTCGGTTATTATTTCGAAACGCGAAAACAATGAAGCTGTGGCAAAAGCCGTGGTAACATCGATTAATCCCGGCCTCGATGAAGATAGTCGGTCGGTAATTACAAATATCATTTTATCCACTTCAAACGGCTGGCCAAAACCGGGTGAAAATGTTCGTCTGGAGATTAAAACCTCTTCGCAAAAAGAAGTTATTGCCATACCGGTACAAGCCATAACTTACGATGGAAATCAGGCGGTTGTTTTTGTGAAAAAGCAAAACGGCATTTTTGAAAAACGCAAAATTGATGTAGCCGAAATACGTGATGAATTTGTTTTTTTAAATGGTGGCCTTTCCAGTGGCGAGGAAATTGCAAAAACAAAGGTTTTTAGTTTAAAAGCACTTTCGCGTTTTGATATCATTGCAGAAGAATAA
- a CDS encoding TolC family protein, with the protein MYKKTILIFLLILGSTLVYSQDSLLTIQQAVESAYNRNAELQQLWAQLKQKQDVWRTETGISAPEISYFKEGIGSGPGDVFDEKRFTISQEIDFPLTTSYRLKGLKEEVKALEYRILSREKEIKAEVKGQYVEVMYALFLQKSRQHQLKLAQDLYNAVYTRFETGEGNGIDLVNAELKLDESKNDLDQSEWVLHKARYGLFFAMGLPVEDQKYSIQFSDTLAAENIEISQIFALAVQEQQPDYVASEHEFTASEYFLKEAKSNILPDIRFNYYKQNFGTGYDFNGFEVGLKIPIWYPFEQKGKINMAREKQQEIQWKQEEIKLKMKKQIEYAWHNYSVSRSIINRYNLNMKDKASKLQELSLRAYQLGELDLLKLLNAQQTFLSSEERYLTALRDYYLQLVALEVFLEKDLVY; encoded by the coding sequence ATGTATAAAAAAACCATCCTCATTTTCCTGTTAATACTGGGATCAACACTCGTTTATTCGCAAGACAGCTTGCTAACGATACAACAAGCAGTAGAATCGGCTTACAACAGAAATGCCGAATTGCAACAACTGTGGGCACAATTAAAACAAAAACAAGATGTTTGGAGGACAGAAACCGGTATATCGGCTCCCGAAATCAGTTACTTTAAAGAGGGAATTGGTTCGGGACCGGGCGATGTTTTTGATGAAAAACGTTTTACCATTTCGCAGGAGATTGATTTTCCGCTCACTACTTCGTATCGTTTAAAAGGATTAAAAGAAGAAGTGAAAGCGCTGGAATACCGAATTTTGTCGAGAGAAAAGGAAATAAAGGCGGAAGTTAAGGGTCAGTATGTTGAAGTAATGTATGCTTTGTTTTTGCAAAAATCGAGGCAACATCAGTTAAAACTGGCGCAGGATTTATACAATGCCGTTTACACCCGGTTTGAAACCGGAGAGGGAAACGGCATCGATTTGGTAAATGCCGAACTCAAACTGGATGAATCAAAAAATGACCTTGACCAAAGCGAATGGGTTTTGCACAAAGCGCGTTATGGTTTGTTTTTCGCCATGGGATTACCGGTGGAAGATCAGAAATATTCCATTCAGTTTTCGGATACTTTGGCCGCCGAAAACATTGAAATATCGCAAATATTTGCCCTTGCCGTTCAGGAACAACAACCTGATTATGTGGCTTCGGAACACGAATTTACTGCTTCGGAGTATTTTCTGAAAGAGGCAAAAAGTAATATTCTTCCTGATATTCGCTTTAACTACTACAAACAAAATTTTGGAACGGGTTACGATTTTAACGGTTTCGAAGTGGGATTGAAAATACCGATCTGGTATCCGTTTGAGCAGAAGGGTAAAATAAACATGGCCCGCGAAAAACAACAGGAAATTCAATGGAAGCAGGAGGAAATTAAGCTAAAAATGAAAAAACAAATTGAATATGCCTGGCACAATTATTCGGTGAGCCGGAGTATAATCAATCGTTACAATTTAAATATGAAAGACAAGGCGTCGAAATTGCAGGAATTGTCGTTACGCGCCTATCAGTTGGGCGAACTGGATTTGCTGAAATTATTAAACGCCCAGCAAACGTTTTTAAGCAGCGAGGAACGCTATTTAACGGCACTTCGCGATTATTATCTTCAACTGGTGGCACTCGAAGTATTTCTCGAGAAAGACCTGGTTTACTAA